Below is a genomic region from bacterium.
TGCAGAACGTCAACCCGGACGGCAGCCTTGGTCCGTGGGAGGAGGTCGAGGTGGAGGCAGAAAGGGGCGGGCGGCGTCCCGCGCGAACCCTCCTTCATGCGCCCTATCCCAATCCCTTCAATCCCGCCACAACCATCGCGTATGAACTTGACGATCCGGCCCGTGTCCGGCTGGAGATCCTCGACCTTCACGGCCGTCAAGTGGCAATTCTGGCGGATGGCATCAGGGCGGGCGGGATCCATCGCGTCAACTTTCAGGATGACCGACTGGCCAGTGGCATCTATGTATGCCGCCTGGAGGTCAATGGCTATTCCCGCAATCGCAAGTTGATCCTCCTCAAGTGATGCGGGCCCCTGTTTTTCGAGACTGCGATCCAACCCGTCGGGCCGTCGGGGAGGCAGGAGGAGTTGTAGGGGATATCGACGGGGGATTATCATTAACGGGCATGGTGACTTTCAACCAGCAGATGGTTCTTTGTGTGCAAATAGCGACATCGCTGTAAGGAATCCGGCGGGCTTCACGATGTATGACCCATCATTCAACGAGAAACCCATTCGCTATCAATAGATATGGCTATTCCTCACGAATTGGCACCCCGCTTGCTCTGACCCTTGCAGCCTTAAAACCTGAGCCTTCCACATTGACCGCTGAATGAACCCGTGGCAGGGCTGGGTGTATTGAGTTTGGACACAACCCCTGAACTTTGGAAAGGAAGGATCCCATGAGCAACCTGAAGACACTGGTCCTGCTCAGCCTGGTGGCCGGCCTCACGGCGCCGGTGCTGGCGGCTGAGAAGACCCAGGCCGAGCAGAAGGCGGCCTACGAGGACGGCGCCATTGTGCCGGTCCTCAACGATGCGTGTTCCGCTTTCGCCATCCCCTTCGGCACCACCACTTGGTATGGCACGGACCATGCCCGCCTCTGGTTCTACTGGGTGGGCACGGGCACGGGCCTCGACCTGGAGACCTGCGCCGGCGACTCCAACTTCGACACCGACCTGCGCATCTACACGGGTGACTGCGCCGGCACGCTGACACAAGTCTACTACCGCGATGGACTCAGCTCCTGCGGCTGGCGGACCTACCTGCGCTGCAGCGAGTTCACTTTCCTGACGGGCGTGACTTACTACCTGCGCATCGATCGTTACAGCAACGCCGACATCCTGGGCAATGGCGTGGTCACCACGGTGTGGACGGAGTGTGCTCCCCCGCCGCCCCCGCCCGCCAACAACGTGATGAGCGGCGCCTATCCCATCGCCGTGGGCGAGTGCGTCACCGGCAGCACGGTGGCCCCCTACACGGACACCACCGGTGCCTACCTTGATGTCACGCACCTGCTGTGCACGCTTGACT
It encodes:
- a CDS encoding T9SS type A sorting domain-containing protein, producing MSNLKTLVLLSLVAGLTAPVLAAEKTQAEQKAAYEDGAIVPVLNDACSAFAIPFGTTTWYGTDHARLWFYWVGTGTGLDLETCAGDSNFDTDLRIYTGDCAGTLTQVYYRDGLSSCGWRTYLRCSEFTFLTGVTYYLRIDRYSNADILGNGVVTTVWTECAPPPPPPANNVMSGAYPIAVGECVTGSTVAPYTDTTGAYLDVTHLLCTLDFNQFGSTAIGASRDAWYVVDLPCDAEFTFTLAGSAYDTVLGIWDVNGLLVAGNDDFGGLQSTIECCFLPAGTYYISVDGYSSAAGAFNLCVSQCTECPQVGADELPSGFALGQNVPNPFNPTTTITFSMDETAFANLKVFDLAGRTVATLVNGMVERGQYSVTLDASNLTSGVYFYALQAGGSVETKKMVLMK